Proteins co-encoded in one Brassica rapa cultivar Chiifu-401-42 chromosome A02, CAAS_Brap_v3.01, whole genome shotgun sequence genomic window:
- the LOC103852675 gene encoding plasmodesmata-located protein 5: protein MLKTTTTATLLCFVLTTVVLMDQTSSTATYSPTSSASTDTFIFAKCSPEKFSPGSAYETNLNSLLSSLVSSTVASRYNNLTVPSGTGEKSEPAVVYGLFQCSVDLDATSCSSCVSRATALVGNTCPNSYSVFLEMQSCLVRFDKSSFFGVQDKTEMLKKCGQPMGFNDQDALTRVSDVMGSLSSGSGSDRSGGNGDVRGMAQCMGDLSPAQCQDCLTDAIGRLSSDCGMSQGGYVYLSKCYARFSYGGSHARQTPNSNSNSNSNFGGDKDDKNNDGIGKTLAIIIGIITLVILLVVFLAFLGKQLRKLQDEKCCK, encoded by the exons ATGTTGAAAACAACCACAACGGCGACCCTTCTCTGTTTCGTTCTCACCACCGTCGTTCTGATGGACCAAACTTCCTCCACCGCCACATACAGCCCAACTTCCTCCGCCTCCACAGACACGTTCATATTCGCAAAGTGTTCTCCGGAAAAGTTCTCTCCTGGCTCCGCCTATGAGACCAACCTCAACTCCCTCCTCTCTTCCCTCGTTAGCTCCACCGTCGCCAGCCGCTACAATAACCTCACCGTTCCCTCCGGTACCGGAGAAAAATCCGAACCGGCCGTTGTATATGGTCTTTTCCAGTGCAGCGTTGACCTAGACGCAACTTCTTGCTCATCGTGCGTATCACGTGCCACAGCACTGGTCGGAAACACATGTCCCAACTCGTACTCAGTGTTCTTGGAGATGCAAAGTTGTCTGGTCCGGTTCGACAAGAGCTCGTTCTTTGGCGTTCAGGACAAAACAGAGATGCTCAAGAAATGTGGACAGCCGATGGGATTTAACGACCAGGATGCGTTGACCAGAGTCAGTGACGTCATGGGTTCGTTAAGTTCAGGGAGTGGATCTGACAGGTCTGGAGGGAACGGGGATGTTCGGGGTATGGCTCAGTGCATGGGTGATCTAAGTCCAGCACAGTGTCAGGATTGCTTGACTGATGCAATCGGACGGCTCAGTTCTGACTGTGGTATGTCCCAGGGAGGATACGTTTACTTGTCCAAGTGCTACGCGCGTTTTAGCTACGGTGGTAGTCACGCTCGTCAGACcccaaactcaaactcaaactcaaactcaaactTTG GAGGAGATAAAGACGATAAAAATAATGACGGCATCGGAAAAACATTGGCGATAATTATTGGGATCATCACCTTAGTCATCTTGCTCGTTGTGTTTCTCGCTTTTCTTGGAAAGCAATTGAGAAAATTACAAG ACGAGAAATGTTGTAAATGA